The segment AAGAGTTTTTCCAAAGCGGGTGTAGAAGTTAATACGGTGAGATCAATCTTGCGTAgaaaattgtaggaaatgtccAGTCGCCGTAACTTTGACTGCTGTGTGAAGAGTCCATACTCCAGGCGGTTTAACTGGGTGGCTTCCAGGTTTAGGTCCACCAGCTTTCTTAGTTTCAAAAATGTGGTCAGATTAAGAGGTCCAATTGGATTGAATGAAATGTCCAACACACCCAGCGATTCCAGCATGGTGATGTTGCTGATACCGGTTAGCTGATTTTTGGACAAACTGAGGACGTAGAGTTGTGATTTGTCTGGTTCCACTGCGTAAATTGAGGAGAGACGGTTTCTTGTAGCAAGTAACTTTGTTAATTGCTGCGGTATTGTCAGCGACGTTAGCTTGTtgttatgaacgattagcgttCTAAGGTAGGTCAGGCCTTTCATAAAACTATCCGCTATAGTCTGGATTTGATTGTCTCTAAGGTCGAGATACGCAATCATTGTACAATTATCCAGAAGGTGATCAGGTAACGTTTTCAACTTGTTGTTTGCCATGGATAGATAGGTTAGAAGATTGAGTTTTGAAAACAGATTCTCATCTAGAACTTCCAGTAAGTTGCCGGACAAATCCAAGTGATCTAGTTTGGAGGCATCACTCAGTGCGTTCGATTTAACGTCGGTAATTCGATTGTTGGACACATCCAACCGCACCAGCTTATCACAGCCTTTGAATGCAAAGTTATTCAGAACAGTCAGTTGATTGCTGGACAAGTTCAGATATCGCAGATCTTTGGCATGTTCGAACGTATATTTATTGATGTTTTCGATCTGACTTTTTACAACATCTAGATTCTGCATTTCCGGGAAGGATGTGAATAGAATTCTAGGAATTTCCGTCAATTTCGAACTGTTGAATTCGAAGAAATACGGCCTGGGATATTCGGATCGGAAAACGATTTCCTCTGCGTCGTGCATGACGATGACATTGCT is part of the Sabethes cyaneus chromosome 2, idSabCyanKW18_F2, whole genome shotgun sequence genome and harbors:
- the LOC128736244 gene encoding leucine-rich repeat-containing G-protein coupled receptor 4-like, with protein sequence MFPTRFSLLVTAFLFASGTSTVIHDCNYFHNGVYNIRYCAFSNVIVMHDAEEIVFRSEYPRPYFFEFNSSKLTEIPRILFTSFPEMQNLDVVKSQIENINKYTFEHAKDLRYLNLSSNQLTVLNNFAFKGCDKLVRLDVSNNRITDVKSNALSDASKLDHLDLSGNLLEVLDENLFSKLNLLTYLSMANNKLKTLPDHLLDNCTMIAYLDLRDNQIQTIADSFMKGLTYLRTLIVHNNKLTSLTIPQQLTKLLATRNRLSSIYAVEPDKSQLYVLSLSKNQLTGISNITMLESLGVLDISFNPIGPLNLTTFLKLRKLVDLNLEATQLNRLEYGLFTQQSKLRRLDISYNFLRKIDLTVLTSTPALEKLFIDGNGLLEINFDHIPKLFPNLTYLGLFANAWNCSYLSSLVQFCNHNGIEVSSTKSYGEMLYMTNVQGIYCAGSDHDRVYFQPSTAVQHEDENLNQDKDLQLELIAGNISSTDFEYKLMVDVLEMIRTVNATNSNKLEEVRRIALGSGGGCTAAIHSTGYQVFIMLILTFILVINVGFLLYVHYNANARRAIDRMIIFRRGETASVQTQLEEELARQKILQNRKLAKQKLDKIESL